The Listeria welshimeri serovar 6b str. SLCC5334 genome has a window encoding:
- the xylA gene encoding xylose isomerase: MTYFKQIEKINYEGVQSGNRFAFRHYNPEEVVLGKSMKEHLRFAVAYWHTMTQDGSDPFGAATNVRDVSGKTEMELARNRVEMFFEILEKLGVEYFCFHDVDIAPEGNSLQEFMRNLDEITDLIQDKMKQTGIKLLWNTANLFTHPRFLNGAASTNNADVYAFSAAQIKKGLDISKKLGGKNYVFWGGREGYESLLNTDMEFEQANMARMYKMAIRYANEIEHEVQFLIEPKPKEPTKHQYDFDAATTMAFLQKYGLENDFKLNLEANHATLAGHTFEHELNVARTYNALGSIDANQGDLLLGWDTDEFPTNIYDTTLTMYEILQNGGIAPGGINFDAKVRRTSFEMEDLLLAHIAGMDTYARGLKAAAKLTEDHFFDKIKEERYRSFKKGIGARILDNQEDFKSLTEYALAHDSIQNESSHIEYVKSRLNDYLV, encoded by the coding sequence ATGACATATTTTAAACAAATTGAAAAAATAAATTATGAAGGTGTACAGTCAGGAAATCGGTTCGCCTTTAGACATTACAATCCGGAAGAAGTAGTTTTAGGGAAATCGATGAAGGAACATTTGCGCTTTGCAGTTGCTTATTGGCATACCATGACTCAAGATGGATCTGACCCGTTTGGTGCTGCGACGAATGTTCGCGATGTTTCTGGCAAAACAGAAATGGAGCTTGCGCGAAATCGTGTAGAGATGTTTTTTGAAATTTTAGAGAAGCTTGGCGTGGAATATTTTTGCTTTCATGACGTGGATATTGCGCCAGAAGGAAATTCTTTGCAAGAGTTTATGCGTAATTTGGATGAAATAACGGATTTAATTCAAGACAAAATGAAACAAACGGGGATTAAATTGTTATGGAATACGGCGAACCTTTTTACACATCCACGCTTTTTAAATGGTGCTGCTTCGACAAATAATGCAGATGTATACGCATTTTCAGCTGCTCAAATTAAAAAGGGACTCGATATTAGTAAAAAATTAGGTGGGAAAAATTATGTTTTTTGGGGTGGAAGAGAAGGTTATGAATCCCTCCTTAATACAGACATGGAGTTTGAACAAGCGAATATGGCACGAATGTATAAAATGGCGATTCGTTACGCAAACGAAATTGAACACGAGGTGCAGTTTCTAATTGAGCCGAAGCCAAAAGAACCAACAAAACATCAATACGATTTTGATGCCGCTACAACGATGGCTTTTTTACAAAAATACGGTCTTGAAAATGATTTTAAACTAAATTTAGAAGCGAATCACGCTACACTTGCTGGACACACATTTGAACATGAATTAAATGTGGCTAGAACTTATAATGCACTAGGGTCCATTGATGCCAACCAAGGGGACCTGCTTCTAGGCTGGGATACAGATGAATTTCCAACAAATATTTACGATACAACGCTTACTATGTATGAAATTCTTCAAAATGGCGGTATCGCACCAGGTGGAATTAATTTTGATGCCAAAGTTAGACGTACATCTTTTGAAATGGAAGACTTGTTACTGGCGCATATTGCTGGCATGGACACATATGCAAGAGGCTTAAAGGCAGCGGCAAAACTAACAGAAGATCACTTTTTTGATAAAATAAAAGAAGAACGGTATAGAAGTTTTAAGAAGGGAATTGGTGCACGCATTTTAGATAATCAGGAGGATTTTAAATCGCTAACTGAATATGCGTTAGCACATGATTCTATCCAAAACGAATCTAGCCATATCGAATATGTGAAGTCACGCTTGAACGATTATTTAGTATAA
- the xylB gene encoding xylulokinase, with the protein MAYVLGLDLGTSALKAVLMTEIGEWIAEASSDYPLISEKKGYSEQNPAEWVKALHVVFEVLHQKVPDLKEKLAGISFSGQMHSLVVMDSEMKVIRPAILWNDVRTTKACQFIRETMPDIQMITRNPVLEGFTLPKLVWIMQNEPETWRQAAHFCLPKDYLAYILTGELCTDYSDAAGTLLLNVTKKVYSDEILDTFQIPKKALPKLVSSTTCIGVVTVEAAQKIGIKTDVKVFMGGADNAVAAIGAGITRPGLALSSIGTSGVFLNFESNFLEADAAPLHFFNHIEEEAFYSMGVTLSAGNSLNWFKREFAPEESFDELFSSASRIPVGAEGLLFTPYINGERTPYTDSEIRGSFIGIDSRHTRSHFMRAVLEGITFSLRDTFELLKIAGRDAAEIIAVGGGARNPLWLQIQADIYNRNVRTLTNEQGPGVGAAMIAATGLNYFSNLNDCAALFVNYSDKIYIPNEQNVRAYEKMYTIYREIYKSTKLLSMSLAKL; encoded by the coding sequence ATGGCTTATGTGTTAGGGTTAGATTTAGGAACAAGCGCACTAAAAGCAGTGTTGATGACTGAAATAGGCGAATGGATAGCCGAGGCATCAAGTGATTATCCATTAATTAGTGAAAAAAAAGGATATAGCGAGCAAAATCCGGCTGAGTGGGTTAAAGCGTTACATGTGGTTTTTGAGGTGCTACACCAAAAAGTCCCAGATTTAAAAGAAAAACTTGCTGGAATTAGCTTTTCAGGTCAAATGCACAGTTTAGTCGTAATGGATAGCGAGATGAAAGTGATCCGTCCTGCAATTTTATGGAATGATGTGCGCACAACGAAAGCATGTCAATTTATTCGAGAGACAATGCCGGATATTCAGATGATTACGCGAAATCCAGTTTTAGAAGGCTTTACGCTTCCAAAATTAGTTTGGATTATGCAAAATGAACCAGAAACTTGGCGACAGGCGGCGCATTTTTGTTTGCCAAAAGATTATTTAGCTTATATTTTAACAGGAGAGTTATGTACCGATTACTCGGATGCAGCAGGAACGCTACTTTTGAATGTCACAAAGAAAGTTTATTCAGATGAAATTTTAGACACGTTCCAAATTCCTAAAAAGGCACTTCCAAAACTTGTTTCATCCACGACGTGTATTGGAGTAGTAACGGTTGAAGCGGCGCAAAAGATTGGGATTAAAACGGACGTCAAAGTGTTTATGGGCGGGGCAGATAATGCAGTAGCCGCAATTGGGGCAGGAATTACTCGACCAGGTCTTGCTCTTTCAAGTATTGGAACGAGTGGCGTCTTCTTAAATTTCGAATCAAACTTTTTGGAAGCCGACGCAGCACCACTACATTTCTTTAACCATATAGAGGAAGAGGCTTTTTATTCCATGGGTGTCACGCTTTCGGCGGGCAATAGCTTGAATTGGTTTAAACGGGAATTTGCACCAGAAGAAAGTTTTGACGAGCTTTTTTCTAGTGCGAGCCGTATTCCAGTTGGCGCGGAGGGGTTACTTTTTACCCCGTATATAAACGGCGAGCGGACGCCATATACAGATAGCGAAATTCGTGGCTCTTTTATTGGTATTGATAGCAGACATACGCGAAGTCACTTTATGCGAGCCGTTTTAGAAGGTATTACGTTTTCTTTGCGAGATACTTTTGAGCTTTTAAAAATAGCAGGACGTGATGCGGCGGAGATCATTGCAGTTGGCGGCGGGGCCAGAAACCCTTTATGGCTTCAAATACAGGCAGACATTTATAATCGAAATGTACGAACGTTGACGAATGAACAAGGGCCGGGTGTTGGTGCAGCAATGATTGCGGCTACAGGATTAAACTATTTTTCAAATTTAAATGATTGTGCGGCGCTTTTCGTCAACTATAGCGATAAAATTTATATACCAAACGAACAAAATGTGCGTGCATACGAAAAAATGTACACGATTTATCGTGAAATTTACAAGTCAACTAAACTACTTTCAATGAGTCTAGCCAAGCTATAA
- a CDS encoding glycoside hydrolase family 1 protein, translated as MEHKKRTSFPEDFLWGSASAAYQIEGAWDADGKGPSVWDEYVRIPGTTYKGTNGDVAVDHYHRYKEDVKLMADAGLKAYRFSIAWSRIFPQGKGEVNEAGLKFYDDLIDELLKYNIEPLVTIYHWDIPQALFDEYGGWESREVIQDFTNYAITLFKRYGDRVKYWVSLNEQNIFVGMGYGQALHPPKVSDSKRMYAVNHIANLANASVIKAFHEIVPDGKIGPSFAYTPHYPIDTDPKNVQAADDAEELNSYFWMDVYAYGRYPSAVWKYLEEQNIAPTIEDGDMELLRAGTPDFMGLNYYQSATVAYNPLDGVGMSNEMNTTGKKGTSKETGVPGIYKKVVNPFVKTTNWDWTIDPKGLQIALRRINSRYQLPILITENGLGEFDKLVDGEVNDDYRIDYLSAHATAIRDAISDGVDMLGYCTWSFTDLLSWLNGYQKRYGFVYVDRDVEDDAPMTRIPKKSYYWYKKVIETNGEEL; from the coding sequence ATGGAACACAAAAAACGAACAAGTTTTCCGGAAGATTTCTTATGGGGATCGGCTTCAGCGGCGTACCAAATTGAAGGAGCGTGGGATGCAGACGGCAAGGGCCCATCGGTTTGGGATGAGTATGTCAGAATTCCGGGCACCACTTACAAAGGAACAAACGGTGATGTAGCGGTAGACCATTATCATCGCTATAAAGAAGATGTTAAATTGATGGCAGATGCTGGTCTTAAGGCCTATCGTTTTTCCATTGCTTGGTCGCGTATCTTCCCTCAAGGAAAAGGGGAAGTAAATGAGGCTGGACTTAAATTTTATGATGATTTAATTGATGAACTTCTAAAATATAACATTGAACCACTTGTCACGATTTATCACTGGGATATTCCTCAAGCGCTTTTCGACGAATACGGTGGTTGGGAATCACGGGAAGTCATTCAAGATTTTACAAACTATGCCATCACCTTATTTAAACGCTACGGTGATCGAGTGAAATACTGGGTGTCTTTAAACGAACAAAATATCTTTGTTGGGATGGGTTATGGTCAAGCCCTTCACCCGCCGAAAGTTTCTGATTCAAAACGGATGTATGCTGTAAACCATATCGCCAACTTAGCAAACGCTAGTGTTATCAAAGCTTTCCACGAAATCGTTCCTGATGGAAAAATTGGACCAAGTTTTGCTTACACACCACATTATCCAATCGATACAGATCCAAAAAACGTTCAAGCTGCAGACGATGCGGAAGAATTAAATAGTTACTTCTGGATGGATGTTTATGCGTATGGACGTTATCCAAGTGCGGTTTGGAAATATCTTGAAGAACAAAATATTGCGCCTACAATTGAAGATGGTGATATGGAATTACTACGTGCTGGCACACCTGATTTTATGGGACTGAATTACTATCAATCCGCAACAGTTGCTTATAATCCACTTGATGGGGTTGGTATGAGTAATGAAATGAATACGACAGGTAAGAAAGGCACATCAAAAGAGACTGGCGTTCCAGGCATTTATAAGAAAGTTGTTAATCCTTTTGTAAAAACAACCAACTGGGACTGGACAATTGACCCGAAAGGTTTACAAATTGCTTTACGTCGCATTAACAGCCGCTATCAACTCCCTATTTTAATTACAGAAAATGGTTTAGGGGAATTTGATAAATTGGTGGACGGAGAAGTAAACGATGACTACCGTATCGACTATCTGAGTGCCCACGCAACAGCTATTCGCGATGCAATCAGTGATGGGGTTGATATGTTAGGATACTGTACTTGGAGCTTCACCGATCTTCTAAGCTGGTTAAATGGCTATCAAAAACGTTATGGTTTTGTTTATGTTGATCGTGATGTAGAAGATGATGCCCCAATGACACGGATTCCGAAGAAAAGTTATTACTGGTATAAAAAAGTAATTGAAACAAATGGAGAAGAATTATAA
- the yidA gene encoding sugar-phosphatase produces MYKLIAIDIDGTLLTDDHKVTDEVKEAIRQAKIKGVKVVLCTGRPLVGVENYLTDLELREEGDYVISFNGAFVQDTYTKEVISHLTLGIDDLKEIYQVSLDSNLHMHFFDDKALYTPNREIGKYTIVEAYLTGSQLIFKEIENVPEDFIMSKAMFIEEAPELEAGIAKMPESFKEKYHLVRSTPFYLEILNRDASKGNAVKELSEKLGIKQSEVICIGDQENDVTMLEFAGLGIAMGNAPDHIKELADYTTASNNDSGVAKAIQKFVLDK; encoded by the coding sequence TTGTATAAATTAATTGCGATTGATATTGATGGAACACTGCTAACAGATGATCATAAGGTTACAGATGAAGTAAAAGAAGCCATTCGCCAAGCCAAAATAAAAGGTGTAAAAGTCGTGCTTTGTACAGGACGACCTCTTGTTGGGGTAGAAAATTATTTAACTGACCTTGAATTACGCGAGGAAGGCGATTATGTGATTAGCTTTAATGGTGCGTTTGTTCAAGATACGTATACGAAAGAAGTTATTTCTCACTTAACGCTTGGCATAGATGATTTAAAAGAAATTTACCAAGTGAGCTTAGATAGTAATTTGCACATGCATTTCTTTGATGACAAAGCACTTTACACACCAAACCGAGAAATCGGAAAATATACAATTGTAGAAGCATATCTCACTGGTAGCCAATTGATTTTTAAAGAAATCGAAAACGTGCCAGAAGATTTTATTATGTCGAAAGCAATGTTTATTGAAGAAGCACCAGAACTTGAGGCTGGTATTGCAAAAATGCCGGAATCATTCAAAGAAAAATATCATTTAGTTCGTAGCACGCCATTTTATTTAGAAATTCTGAATCGTGATGCTAGTAAAGGTAACGCAGTAAAAGAATTATCTGAAAAACTTGGCATTAAGCAAAGTGAAGTCATCTGTATTGGCGACCAAGAAAATGACGTAACGATGCTTGAATTTGCGGGACTTGGTATTGCAATGGGCAATGCGCCGGATCATATCAAAGAATTAGCTGACTATACAACTGCATCAAATAATGATAGTGGTGTCGCAAAAGCTATCCAAAAATTCGTGCTCGATAAATAA
- a CDS encoding GNAT family N-acetyltransferase: MKRNYHVKFLNEKDVELAEAVCMASEDYYLIEQDKPASKNDALKIITEIPDGKTRFDKFVLAVLDEHEKPIGLVDIVSDYPRKGRWFIGLLLLTPDARNNGLGKVLHQTIKEWANDGGADSLAIAVLEENEKGRGFFEHLGYTKQETKEATYGEKKQQVAIFVLDIK; the protein is encoded by the coding sequence ATGAAACGTAATTATCATGTGAAATTTTTAAATGAAAAAGATGTGGAACTTGCAGAGGCAGTTTGCATGGCATCAGAAGATTATTATTTAATTGAACAAGATAAGCCTGCATCGAAAAATGATGCGTTAAAAATTATTACAGAAATTCCAGACGGGAAAACAAGATTCGATAAATTCGTGCTGGCTGTGTTGGATGAACATGAAAAACCAATCGGCTTAGTGGATATTGTTTCGGATTATCCAAGAAAAGGTCGTTGGTTTATTGGTTTGCTTCTTTTAACTCCAGATGCTCGCAACAACGGTCTTGGAAAAGTGCTTCATCAAACTATTAAGGAATGGGCAAATGACGGTGGTGCAGATTCTTTAGCTATAGCCGTTTTAGAAGAAAATGAAAAAGGTCGCGGATTTTTTGAACATTTAGGTTATACGAAACAAGAAACTAAAGAAGCAACATACGGCGAGAAAAAACAACAGGTTGCGATTTTTGTGTTAGATATTAAGTGA
- a CDS encoding DUF5105 domain-containing protein encodes MKKLVTLLTIFCLALLVGCGGTGTSDSDKKKVKVEPKASNDSVKVEVKSGEYSVIPEVTKDDSSTLALTINVSNTGKEKIVVDSYAFELYEEDNGEKIKAEDVYNRDINTFETERLSAGKNVTGTIFFNIDPKKDYKLVYSQESYGDSAEDEDIELDLDLSKYADSTKVFDESQKAATAFIDVQFLGKENEDYDKLVGNNKDETKKEILEEYQKENEDMLFSELDLKDEDYKKSFDSFTLVQGKRAKFDKDLYAQFDDQAVVSIDIEEALSDYAIEELFYEYEEKYMDSSEDYEGAEKYAYSKYKEILEKSKLKGESEDLLLYLEKKDGKWNVDLSLDDNKYVISAFIGDI; translated from the coding sequence ATGAAAAAATTAGTCACATTATTAACCATATTTTGTTTAGCTTTATTAGTAGGATGTGGAGGAACAGGGACATCTGATTCGGATAAAAAGAAAGTAAAAGTAGAACCAAAAGCTTCGAATGATTCGGTAAAAGTAGAAGTAAAATCGGGAGAATATTCAGTAATTCCTGAAGTAACTAAAGACGATTCAAGTACACTCGCGTTAACAATAAATGTGAGCAATACTGGTAAAGAAAAAATAGTTGTTGATTCTTATGCATTTGAGCTTTATGAAGAAGATAATGGTGAAAAAATAAAAGCAGAAGATGTATACAATAGAGATATTAATACTTTTGAAACTGAACGATTAAGTGCAGGTAAAAATGTAACAGGAACAATCTTTTTTAATATTGATCCAAAAAAAGATTATAAGTTAGTATATTCCCAAGAATCTTATGGTGATTCAGCAGAAGATGAAGATATTGAATTAGACTTAGATTTATCTAAATATGCAGATTCAACAAAAGTATTTGATGAAAGCCAAAAAGCTGCAACTGCATTTATAGATGTTCAGTTTTTAGGAAAAGAAAATGAAGATTATGACAAGCTAGTTGGTAATAATAAAGATGAAACTAAAAAAGAAATACTTGAGGAATATCAAAAAGAAAATGAAGATATGTTATTCTCAGAATTAGATCTCAAAGATGAAGATTATAAAAAAAGTTTTGATAGTTTTACCTTAGTACAAGGCAAGCGAGCTAAGTTCGATAAAGATCTATATGCTCAATTTGATGATCAAGCGGTTGTAAGTATTGATATAGAAGAAGCATTATCTGATTATGCTATAGAAGAACTATTTTATGAATATGAAGAGAAGTATATGGATTCTTCGGAGGACTATGAGGGTGCAGAAAAATATGCGTACTCTAAATATAAAGAAATTCTGGAAAAATCGAAGTTGAAAGGTGAGTCAGAAGATCTTTTACTATATCTTGAAAAGAAAGATGGTAAATGGAATGTAGACTTAAGCCTAGATGATAATAAATATGTAATCTCAGCTTTTATTGGAGATATTTAA
- a CDS encoding TcaA second domain-containing protein — translation MKHKKWLVIGGIVFILICVFFIWGMLTHSKSDYYSNFKHALENNNAEEMKTLLTTNDDSFKIDKTGSQAFINYLNNNPADKAQFLKTLKRETEGEENSYSIEFPYTFVKDGKDMVFFPHYALSIKPLYFTVTTDADKTSLSTNKKEIPYVKKADKYGPLMPGVYDVAVSLTSSIDIPIVHFENEQLVKKDSNLDLQVGDVLSKDKSFQSTFSKNIDGCMTEFAQYWGGGLDNTKLINVTDNYRESALLQTNLLLPYLAKTNLKYYELQVNNDSIEIEKNVDAWEATVEADINMEGNVQTIEENSFPVELQLAGVRELVFVYDTKLDKWLLDSAAESYSDAKWKNISKITHKNPVNYEWTLKKEEDI, via the coding sequence GTGAAACATAAAAAATGGTTAGTCATTGGCGGAATAGTATTTATATTGATTTGTGTCTTTTTCATTTGGGGAATGTTAACCCATTCTAAATCAGACTATTATAGCAATTTTAAGCATGCACTTGAAAATAATAATGCAGAAGAAATGAAGACACTCTTAACAACAAATGATGATTCTTTTAAAATAGATAAAACTGGTAGCCAGGCATTTATTAATTATTTAAATAATAATCCGGCAGATAAAGCACAATTTTTAAAAACATTAAAAAGGGAAACTGAAGGAGAAGAAAATAGCTATTCAATTGAGTTTCCTTATACATTTGTAAAGGATGGAAAAGATATGGTTTTCTTTCCTCATTATGCTTTGAGCATTAAGCCGTTATACTTTACAGTGACTACGGATGCAGACAAAACATCACTTTCTACAAATAAAAAAGAAATACCTTATGTGAAAAAAGCAGATAAGTATGGTCCGCTTATGCCTGGTGTTTACGATGTTGCTGTTTCCTTAACTAGCTCTATAGACATACCGATAGTACACTTCGAGAACGAACAGCTTGTGAAAAAAGATTCCAATTTAGATCTACAAGTTGGGGATGTCTTATCTAAAGACAAATCGTTTCAATCAACTTTCAGTAAAAATATTGATGGATGTATGACTGAGTTTGCTCAATATTGGGGAGGGGGGCTTGATAATACAAAGCTTATCAATGTAACTGATAACTACAGAGAATCGGCTCTTTTGCAAACGAACTTGCTTTTACCATATTTAGCCAAAACTAATCTAAAATATTATGAACTACAAGTTAATAATGATAGCATTGAAATTGAAAAGAATGTAGATGCTTGGGAAGCAACGGTAGAGGCAGATATTAATATGGAAGGTAACGTCCAAACTATAGAAGAAAATAGTTTTCCAGTAGAACTTCAACTTGCTGGAGTTCGAGAGCTTGTTTTTGTATATGATACTAAGCTTGATAAATGGTTGCTTGATTCAGCTGCTGAATCCTATAGTGATGCTAAGTGGAAGAATATCAGCAAAATAACACACAAAAACCCCGTTAATTACGAATGGACCTTAAAAAAAGAAGAAGATATATAA
- a CDS encoding ComEC/Rec2 family competence protein: MKKGFLKVFLVFALVTGLSVPNAIQAEAATPTIKVHFIDVGQGDAIYIKAPSGEDILIDAGNKGKGKTVVNYLKKMKVKDIEIMIASHSDADNIGGLPEVMNSIKVKSLYAPQNSNTTAAYKNFVNTAKKKKLTIINAKAGVKLPIKGVTAQFVGPVKTYGKTDRNNWSAVLQVTYKKNTFLFTGDAQTKAENDMIKAKKKLRADVLKVSTQGSKAATSKAFVNVVKPKYAIISVGKNGYGHPTSQTVNTLTKAKAKVYRTDRNKTVVVTGNGSSYSIGR; encoded by the coding sequence ATGAAAAAAGGGTTTTTAAAGGTGTTTTTAGTTTTTGCATTAGTGACAGGATTATCAGTTCCTAACGCTATTCAAGCAGAAGCAGCAACACCAACCATCAAAGTACATTTCATCGATGTAGGTCAGGGAGATGCGATTTACATCAAAGCACCAAGTGGCGAAGATATTCTAATCGATGCTGGCAATAAAGGAAAAGGGAAAACCGTTGTTAACTATTTAAAGAAAATGAAAGTAAAAGACATTGAAATTATGATTGCTTCTCATTCTGACGCAGATAATATCGGCGGATTACCAGAAGTTATGAACAGCATTAAAGTCAAAAGTCTTTATGCTCCTCAAAATAGTAATACAACAGCTGCGTATAAAAACTTTGTAAATACAGCCAAAAAGAAAAAATTAACTATTATAAATGCAAAAGCAGGCGTAAAACTTCCAATAAAAGGTGTTACAGCTCAATTTGTTGGTCCTGTGAAAACTTATGGGAAAACAGATCGAAACAATTGGAGCGCAGTGCTTCAAGTTACTTATAAGAAAAACACTTTCCTATTCACAGGTGATGCACAAACAAAAGCCGAAAATGATATGATAAAAGCGAAGAAAAAACTTAGAGCTGACGTTTTAAAAGTAAGCACACAAGGTTCTAAAGCAGCTACTAGCAAGGCTTTTGTCAATGTTGTAAAACCTAAATATGCCATTATAAGTGTTGGTAAAAACGGCTACGGCCACCCTACCTCACAAACAGTAAATACATTAACTAAAGCAAAAGCCAAAGTATACCGAACAGACAGAAACAAAACAGTTGTTGTAACTGGCAATGGATCTTCTTATTCAATCGGTAGATAA
- a CDS encoding Cof-type HAD-IIB family hydrolase yields MNKKYLICSDIDGTLLHQDQTVSEKTRDLIQKLENDGHIFSISTGRMYRSAREVGHKVSQSGHVIASNGSYAAIRDEEILKTTLEEHAIRDTYAIMREFNLPLFFFSTNSLFYTKEPPAFFQNLADKSRLDTGHNSFSLVSINDKDAFDENMHQFLNAIVVAEEDASQLTDVRNALNEASGIRVLSSHHNNLEILPANSDKKTAVEILSKHYNIPRERIITFGDGENDIGMLQYAGTGVAMANASDNVKAAANHITDTNEADGVYKFLKEFIS; encoded by the coding sequence TTGAATAAAAAATATTTAATTTGCTCTGATATTGATGGCACTTTACTGCACCAAGATCAAACTGTATCTGAAAAAACGCGCGATTTAATTCAAAAGTTAGAAAATGACGGTCATATTTTTTCTATTTCCACTGGACGTATGTATCGTTCTGCTCGCGAAGTCGGCCACAAAGTGAGTCAATCTGGCCATGTGATTGCTTCTAATGGTTCCTACGCTGCCATTCGCGATGAAGAAATCCTAAAAACCACATTAGAAGAACACGCTATTCGTGATACTTATGCTATTATGCGCGAATTTAATTTGCCACTTTTCTTCTTCTCTACCAATTCTCTTTTTTATACAAAAGAGCCGCCCGCTTTTTTTCAAAACTTAGCGGATAAAAGTCGTCTTGACACTGGGCACAATAGTTTTTCGCTTGTTTCTATTAATGATAAAGATGCTTTTGATGAAAATATGCACCAATTTTTAAATGCGATTGTTGTTGCTGAAGAAGATGCTTCACAGCTAACCGATGTTCGTAATGCTTTAAATGAAGCAAGTGGAATCCGAGTTCTTTCCTCGCATCACAACAATTTAGAAATTTTACCAGCTAATTCGGATAAAAAAACAGCCGTGGAAATACTTAGCAAACACTACAATATTCCGCGTGAAAGAATTATTACATTTGGTGATGGTGAAAATGATATCGGCATGCTACAATATGCTGGTACAGGAGTTGCTATGGCTAATGCTAGCGATAATGTTAAAGCCGCAGCAAATCATATTACAGACACGAATGAAGCAGACGGGGTGTACAAGTTTCTAAAGGAATTCATTTCATAA
- a CDS encoding ABC transporter ATP-binding protein codes for MAQLSLEHIYKIYDNKVTAVSDFNLEIDDKEFIVFVGPSGCGKSTTLRMIAGLEEISKGELSIDGKVMNNVAPKDRDIAMVFQNYALYPHMTVYDNMAFGLKLRKMPKDDIKKRVEHAANILGLTEYLKRKPSALSGGQRQRVALGRAIVRDAKVFLMDEPLSNLDAKLRVQMRAEITKLHQQLDTTMIYVTHDQTEAMTMATRIVIMKDGVIQQVGSPKQVYDHPVNMFVAGFIGSPAMNFFKGRLDGSNFIGDDFTIAVPEGKLKLLKDKGFDGKDIVFGIRPEDIHDEPIVIEANPGYTFKATTIVAELTGAEFMLHSRVGTHEFVARVDARSEHQPNEVLTLAFEMAKSHFFDPETEDNLTD; via the coding sequence TTGGCACAATTATCACTTGAACATATTTATAAAATATACGATAACAAAGTAACTGCGGTATCTGATTTTAATTTAGAAATCGATGACAAAGAATTCATCGTTTTTGTAGGACCATCTGGTTGTGGTAAATCTACAACTTTACGTATGATTGCTGGACTAGAAGAAATTTCTAAAGGTGAACTTTCTATTGACGGCAAGGTAATGAATAATGTTGCGCCAAAAGACCGTGATATCGCAATGGTATTCCAAAACTACGCATTATATCCACATATGACTGTATATGATAATATGGCATTCGGTTTAAAACTTCGTAAAATGCCTAAAGATGATATTAAAAAACGCGTGGAGCATGCAGCAAATATTCTTGGCTTAACTGAATACTTAAAACGTAAACCAAGTGCACTTTCAGGTGGTCAACGTCAACGTGTTGCATTAGGTCGTGCGATTGTCCGTGACGCAAAAGTCTTTCTAATGGATGAACCACTTTCTAACTTGGATGCAAAATTACGTGTTCAAATGCGTGCGGAAATTACCAAATTGCATCAACAACTAGATACTACAATGATTTACGTAACCCATGACCAAACAGAAGCAATGACAATGGCTACTCGTATTGTCATCATGAAAGATGGCGTTATCCAACAAGTTGGTTCTCCAAAACAAGTGTATGACCATCCTGTGAATATGTTTGTAGCTGGCTTTATTGGTAGTCCCGCAATGAACTTCTTCAAAGGTCGTTTAGATGGATCAAACTTTATTGGTGATGATTTCACTATCGCTGTTCCAGAAGGCAAATTGAAACTGCTTAAAGACAAAGGCTTTGACGGTAAAGATATCGTTTTCGGTATCCGTCCTGAAGACATTCACGATGAACCAATTGTTATCGAAGCAAATCCTGGTTATACGTTCAAAGCAACGACAATTGTTGCTGAACTTACTGGTGCTGAATTTATGCTTCATAGCCGTGTTGGTACACATGAATTCGTAGCACGTGTTGATGCTCGCTCGGAACATCAACCAAACGAAGTACTAACTTTAGCTTTCGAAATGGCTAAATCTCACTTCTTTGATCCAGAAACTGAAGATAACTTAACTGATTAA